The following are from one region of the Thiocapsa rosea genome:
- a CDS encoding ABC transporter permease has protein sequence MSRRQYLVCLLGILAREGLRFLHQRERFFGALVRPLVWLFIFAAGFRSILGVSIIPPYETYILYEEYIVPGLAAMILLFSGMQSSLSMVYDREMGSMRLLMVSPFPRWYLLLCKLLAGALIAVIQVYLFLAIAWFWDVKPPPLGFVLVFPALVLSALMLGALGLFLSSVIRQLENFAGVMNFVIFPMFFASSALYPLWRIRESSPILYEICRFNPFTAAVELIRFSLYAQIDWVALGAVVVTLALFLMAAIYGYDPARGMMQFKQGGG, from the coding sequence ATGAGTCGTCGTCAGTATCTGGTGTGTCTGCTCGGAATCCTGGCGCGCGAGGGACTGAGGTTCCTGCACCAGCGCGAACGCTTCTTCGGTGCCCTGGTTCGGCCCCTGGTCTGGCTCTTCATCTTCGCCGCCGGGTTCCGTTCAATCCTCGGGGTGTCCATTATCCCGCCCTACGAGACCTACATCCTTTACGAGGAGTACATCGTCCCCGGTCTCGCGGCGATGATCCTGCTCTTCAGCGGCATGCAGAGCTCGCTCTCGATGGTCTACGATCGCGAAATGGGCAGCATGCGCCTGCTCATGGTGAGCCCCTTCCCTCGCTGGTATCTGCTGCTGTGCAAGCTGCTTGCGGGCGCCCTGATCGCGGTCATCCAGGTCTACTTGTTCCTCGCCATCGCCTGGTTCTGGGACGTGAAGCCGCCTCCGTTGGGCTTCGTCCTGGTCTTTCCCGCCTTGGTCCTCTCGGCGCTCATGCTCGGAGCCCTCGGCCTGTTTCTGTCCTCGGTCATCCGCCAGCTCGAGAACTTCGCCGGTGTCATGAACTTCGTCATCTTCCCCATGTTCTTCGCCTCGTCTGCCCTCTACCCCCTGTGGCGCATCCGCGAATCCAGTCCGATCCTATACGAAATCTGCCGCTTCAATCCCTTCACCGCTGCGGTGGAGCTGATTCGGTTCTCGCTCTACGCGCAGATCGACTGGGTCGCCTTGGGGGCGGTCGTCGTCACGCTCGCCCTCTTTCTCATGGCGGCCATCTACGGATATGACCCGGCCCGAGGCATGATGCAATTCAAACAAGGCGGAGGCTGA